A region of Micropterus dolomieu isolate WLL.071019.BEF.003 ecotype Adirondacks linkage group LG01, ASM2129224v1, whole genome shotgun sequence DNA encodes the following proteins:
- the LOC123971549 gene encoding H(+)/Cl(-) exchange transporter 4 isoform X2 — MEAGEGVSTATSTEEMNGAGNLMDFLDEPFPDVGTYEDFHTIDWLREKSRDTDRHRKITSKSKESIWELIKSLLDAWSGWVVMLLIGLLSGTLAGVIDLAVDWMTDLKEGVCLSAFWYSHEQCCWTSNETTFDDRDKCPQWQKWAELMTGHSEGAGAYLLNYFLYILWALLFSFLAVSLVRVFAPYACGSGIPEIKTILSGFIIRGYLGKWTLLIKTVTLVLAVSSGLSLGKEGPLVHVACCCGNLFCSLFSKYSKNEGKRREVLSAAAAAGVSVAFGAPIGGVLFSLEEVSYYFPLKTLWRSFFAALVAAFTLRSINPFGNSRLVLFYVEYHTPWYMAELVPFILLGVFGGLWGTLFIRANIAWCRRRKTTQLGKYPVLEVIAITGITAVLAFPNPYTRCSTSELISELFNDCGALESSQLCDYINNPNMSRPVDDIPDRPAGPGVYNALWQLALALVFKIVITIFTFGMKIPSGLFIPSMAVGAIAGRIVGIAVEQMAYHHHDWIIFKNWCRPGADCVTPGLYAMVGAAACLGGVTRMTVSLVVIMFELTGGLEYIVPLMAAAVTSKWVADAFGKEGIYESHIQLNGYPYLDIRDEFTHRTLATDVMRPRRNDPPLAVLTQDTTTVEDIETLIKDTDYNGFPVVVSRESERLIGFVQRRDLTLAIKNARQKQDGVVSSSVVYFTEDAPQLPASNPQPLKLRRILNLSPFTVTDHTPMETVVDIFRKLGLRQCLVTRSGRLLGIITKKDVLRHMAQMMNQDPESIMFN, encoded by the exons ATGGAGGCTGGAGAAG GCGTCAGCACCGCCACGTCCACGGAGGAGATGAATGGAGCCGGGAACCTGATGGATTTCCTGGACGAGCCTTTTCCTGACGTGGGCACGTATGAAGACTTCCACACCATCGACTGGCTGAGGGAGAAATCCAGAGACACAGACCGCCACCGCAAG ATCACCAGTAAGAGCAAAGAGTCCATCTGGGAGCTGATCAAGAGCCTGCTGGACGCCTGGTCAGGATGGGTGGTGATGCTGCTCATCGGACTCCTCTCAG GTACGCTGGCCGGGGTGATCGACCTGGCGGTGGACTGGATGACGGACCTGAAGGAGGGTGTGTGTCTGTCGGCCTTCTGGTACAGCCACGAGCAGTGCTGCTGGACGTCCAACGAGACGACCTTCGACGACCGAGACAAGTGTCCGCAGTGGCAGAAGTGGGCGGAGCTGATGACCGGCCACTCCGAG GGAGCGGGGGCGTACCTGTTGAACTACTTCCTTTATATTCTGTGGGCTCTGCTGTTTTCCTTCCTGGCGGTGTCTCTGGTGCGAGTGTTCGCTCCGTACGCCTGCGGTTCAGGGATCCCCGAG ATCAAGACAATCCTCAGCGGCTTCATCATCCGGGGATACCTGGGGAAGTGGACCCTGCTGATCAAGACGGTCACTCTGGTCCTGGCGGTGTCGTCCGGTCTCAGCCTGGGGAAGGAGGGCCCTCTGGTCCACGTGGCCTGCTGCTGCGGAAACCTCTTCTGCAGCCTCTTCTCCAAGTACAGCAAGAACGAGGGCAAGCGGCGAGAG GTGCTATCAGCGGCGGCAGCAGCTGGAGTGTCGGTGGCGTTCGGCGCGCCGATCGGAGGAGTTCTGTTCAGCCTGGAAGAG GTCAGTTACTACTTCCCTCTGAAGACTCTGTGGCGTTCGTTCTTCGCCGCCCTGGTCGCCGCCTTCACGCTGCGCTCCATCAACCCGTTTGGCAACAGCCGCCTGGTGCTGTTCTACGTGGAGTACCACACGCCGTGGTACATGGCCGAGCTGGTCCCGTTCATCCTGCTGGGCGTGTTCGGCGGCCTCTGGGGGACCCTCTTTATCCGGGCCAACATCGCCTGGTGCCGGCGGAGGAAGACCACCCAGCTGGGGAAGTACCCGGTCCTGGAGGTCATCGCCATTACCGGTATCACGGCCGTGCTGGCGTTCCCCAACCCGTACACCCGCTGCAGCACCAGCGAGCTCATCTCTGAGCTCTTCAACGACTGCGGCGCTCTGGAGTCGTCGCAGCTCTGCGATTACATTAATAACCCCAACATGAGTCGGCCCGTGGACGACATCCCCGATCGACCGGCGGGACCCGGGGTCTACAACGCCCTGTGGCAGCTCGCCCTCGCCCTCGTCTTCAAGATCGTCATCACCATCTTCACCTTCGGCATGAAG ATCCCGTCGGGTCTCTTCATTCCCAGCATGGCGGTTGGAGCCATCGCAGGACGTATCGTGGGGATCGCCGTGGAGCAGATGGCGTACCACCATCACGACTGGATCATCTTCAAGAACTGGTGTCGTCCCGGCGCAGACTGTGTCACACCTGGACTCTACGCCATGGTGGGAGCCGCCGCCTGCCTGG GCGGGGTAACCAGGATGACCGTCTCCCTGGTGGTCATCATGTTCGAGCTCACCGGCGGTCTGGAGTACATCGTCCCCTTAATGGCCGCCGCGGTCACCAGCAAGTGGGTGGCGGACGCCTTCGGGAAAGAAGGCATCTACGAGTCGCACATCCAGCTCAACGGCTACCCCTACCTGGACATCAGGGACGAGTTCACCCACCGCACCCTGGCCACCGACGTGATGCGGCCCCGCAGGAACGACCCCCCTCTGGCCGTGCTCACCCAGGACACCACCACGGTGGAGGACATCGAAACGCTGATCAAAGACACCGATTACAACGGCTTCCCGGTGGTCGTGTCCAGAGAGTCGGAGCGGCTCATCGGCTTCGTTCAGCGGCGGGACCTCACCCTCGCCATCA AAAACGCCCGTCAGAAGCAGGACGGCGTGGTGAGCAGCTCGGTGGTCTACTTCACCGAGGACGCGCCGCAGCTGCCGGCCAGCAACCCCCAGCCGCTGAAGCTGCGGCGCATCCTGAACCTCAGCCCCTTCACCGTCACCGACCACACGCCCATGGAGACGGTGGTGGACATCTTCCGCAAGCTGGGCCTCCGCCAGTGTCTCGTCACCCGGAGCGG GCGTCTGCTGGGCATCATAACCAAGAAGGACGTTCTGCGGCACATGGCTCAGATGATGAACCAGGATCCAGAGTCCATCATGTTCAACTAG
- the LOC123971549 gene encoding H(+)/Cl(-) exchange transporter 4 isoform X1, which yields MFKRDSPLAGVSTATSTEEMNGAGNLMDFLDEPFPDVGTYEDFHTIDWLREKSRDTDRHRKITSKSKESIWELIKSLLDAWSGWVVMLLIGLLSGTLAGVIDLAVDWMTDLKEGVCLSAFWYSHEQCCWTSNETTFDDRDKCPQWQKWAELMTGHSEGAGAYLLNYFLYILWALLFSFLAVSLVRVFAPYACGSGIPEIKTILSGFIIRGYLGKWTLLIKTVTLVLAVSSGLSLGKEGPLVHVACCCGNLFCSLFSKYSKNEGKRREVLSAAAAAGVSVAFGAPIGGVLFSLEEVSYYFPLKTLWRSFFAALVAAFTLRSINPFGNSRLVLFYVEYHTPWYMAELVPFILLGVFGGLWGTLFIRANIAWCRRRKTTQLGKYPVLEVIAITGITAVLAFPNPYTRCSTSELISELFNDCGALESSQLCDYINNPNMSRPVDDIPDRPAGPGVYNALWQLALALVFKIVITIFTFGMKIPSGLFIPSMAVGAIAGRIVGIAVEQMAYHHHDWIIFKNWCRPGADCVTPGLYAMVGAAACLGGVTRMTVSLVVIMFELTGGLEYIVPLMAAAVTSKWVADAFGKEGIYESHIQLNGYPYLDIRDEFTHRTLATDVMRPRRNDPPLAVLTQDTTTVEDIETLIKDTDYNGFPVVVSRESERLIGFVQRRDLTLAIKNARQKQDGVVSSSVVYFTEDAPQLPASNPQPLKLRRILNLSPFTVTDHTPMETVVDIFRKLGLRQCLVTRSGRLLGIITKKDVLRHMAQMMNQDPESIMFN from the exons ATGTTTAAACGTGACTCCCCTCTGGCAGGCGTCAGCACCGCCACGTCCACGGAGGAGATGAATGGAGCCGGGAACCTGATGGATTTCCTGGACGAGCCTTTTCCTGACGTGGGCACGTATGAAGACTTCCACACCATCGACTGGCTGAGGGAGAAATCCAGAGACACAGACCGCCACCGCAAG ATCACCAGTAAGAGCAAAGAGTCCATCTGGGAGCTGATCAAGAGCCTGCTGGACGCCTGGTCAGGATGGGTGGTGATGCTGCTCATCGGACTCCTCTCAG GTACGCTGGCCGGGGTGATCGACCTGGCGGTGGACTGGATGACGGACCTGAAGGAGGGTGTGTGTCTGTCGGCCTTCTGGTACAGCCACGAGCAGTGCTGCTGGACGTCCAACGAGACGACCTTCGACGACCGAGACAAGTGTCCGCAGTGGCAGAAGTGGGCGGAGCTGATGACCGGCCACTCCGAG GGAGCGGGGGCGTACCTGTTGAACTACTTCCTTTATATTCTGTGGGCTCTGCTGTTTTCCTTCCTGGCGGTGTCTCTGGTGCGAGTGTTCGCTCCGTACGCCTGCGGTTCAGGGATCCCCGAG ATCAAGACAATCCTCAGCGGCTTCATCATCCGGGGATACCTGGGGAAGTGGACCCTGCTGATCAAGACGGTCACTCTGGTCCTGGCGGTGTCGTCCGGTCTCAGCCTGGGGAAGGAGGGCCCTCTGGTCCACGTGGCCTGCTGCTGCGGAAACCTCTTCTGCAGCCTCTTCTCCAAGTACAGCAAGAACGAGGGCAAGCGGCGAGAG GTGCTATCAGCGGCGGCAGCAGCTGGAGTGTCGGTGGCGTTCGGCGCGCCGATCGGAGGAGTTCTGTTCAGCCTGGAAGAG GTCAGTTACTACTTCCCTCTGAAGACTCTGTGGCGTTCGTTCTTCGCCGCCCTGGTCGCCGCCTTCACGCTGCGCTCCATCAACCCGTTTGGCAACAGCCGCCTGGTGCTGTTCTACGTGGAGTACCACACGCCGTGGTACATGGCCGAGCTGGTCCCGTTCATCCTGCTGGGCGTGTTCGGCGGCCTCTGGGGGACCCTCTTTATCCGGGCCAACATCGCCTGGTGCCGGCGGAGGAAGACCACCCAGCTGGGGAAGTACCCGGTCCTGGAGGTCATCGCCATTACCGGTATCACGGCCGTGCTGGCGTTCCCCAACCCGTACACCCGCTGCAGCACCAGCGAGCTCATCTCTGAGCTCTTCAACGACTGCGGCGCTCTGGAGTCGTCGCAGCTCTGCGATTACATTAATAACCCCAACATGAGTCGGCCCGTGGACGACATCCCCGATCGACCGGCGGGACCCGGGGTCTACAACGCCCTGTGGCAGCTCGCCCTCGCCCTCGTCTTCAAGATCGTCATCACCATCTTCACCTTCGGCATGAAG ATCCCGTCGGGTCTCTTCATTCCCAGCATGGCGGTTGGAGCCATCGCAGGACGTATCGTGGGGATCGCCGTGGAGCAGATGGCGTACCACCATCACGACTGGATCATCTTCAAGAACTGGTGTCGTCCCGGCGCAGACTGTGTCACACCTGGACTCTACGCCATGGTGGGAGCCGCCGCCTGCCTGG GCGGGGTAACCAGGATGACCGTCTCCCTGGTGGTCATCATGTTCGAGCTCACCGGCGGTCTGGAGTACATCGTCCCCTTAATGGCCGCCGCGGTCACCAGCAAGTGGGTGGCGGACGCCTTCGGGAAAGAAGGCATCTACGAGTCGCACATCCAGCTCAACGGCTACCCCTACCTGGACATCAGGGACGAGTTCACCCACCGCACCCTGGCCACCGACGTGATGCGGCCCCGCAGGAACGACCCCCCTCTGGCCGTGCTCACCCAGGACACCACCACGGTGGAGGACATCGAAACGCTGATCAAAGACACCGATTACAACGGCTTCCCGGTGGTCGTGTCCAGAGAGTCGGAGCGGCTCATCGGCTTCGTTCAGCGGCGGGACCTCACCCTCGCCATCA AAAACGCCCGTCAGAAGCAGGACGGCGTGGTGAGCAGCTCGGTGGTCTACTTCACCGAGGACGCGCCGCAGCTGCCGGCCAGCAACCCCCAGCCGCTGAAGCTGCGGCGCATCCTGAACCTCAGCCCCTTCACCGTCACCGACCACACGCCCATGGAGACGGTGGTGGACATCTTCCGCAAGCTGGGCCTCCGCCAGTGTCTCGTCACCCGGAGCGG GCGTCTGCTGGGCATCATAACCAAGAAGGACGTTCTGCGGCACATGGCTCAGATGATGAACCAGGATCCAGAGTCCATCATGTTCAACTAG